Proteins encoded in a region of the Oscillospiraceae bacterium MB24-C1 genome:
- a CDS encoding ATP-binding protein, translated as MTQWQNRIFGQGKAVLNSPSVRVLLIGVAVALASQLYFLPGVGDFRFSGAVILYPVLLAKMFPGRTIPVAGAVTAGVVWLSRAFVSLVVGHAPVGAALAAMPGALFYLCYDTLFCLLVLRRDKVALPHFLCGCFVADMLSNMVEIGLSTGLHYEAQPTVFYLILTVVALGRALCATGLFWWLGYYRRLLLLEERERRYQRLFLMTAQLKDELYFLKKTAGDIERVMGKAYELYEGLADGSQAEPGQNRQLALTIARDVHEVKKGHLRILKGIESEVEAAYDREVMHISDLMKILKESARKTFDRHKPQKIRVLIGVEHDFVTREHHRLMSILRNLVTNAIEAMEQADTSGTIRVEEFLEEGNIVFRVEDDGPGVPPRMHDKIFNIGYSTKFNPVTGDINRGVGLTAVKSLTEELGGSVTMETVQGHGCLFLVRIPCAQLEEDYADLHH; from the coding sequence TTGACACAGTGGCAAAACCGGATATTTGGACAAGGGAAAGCGGTGCTTAACAGCCCGTCTGTTCGCGTTTTGCTCATTGGTGTAGCAGTGGCACTGGCTTCGCAGCTTTACTTCTTACCCGGTGTAGGTGATTTTCGCTTCTCGGGTGCGGTGATATTGTACCCGGTTTTGCTTGCGAAAATGTTTCCGGGGCGCACTATCCCGGTGGCAGGTGCCGTAACAGCGGGGGTTGTGTGGCTCTCACGCGCATTTGTAAGTCTGGTTGTGGGACATGCACCCGTCGGTGCTGCGCTGGCAGCCATGCCTGGGGCTTTATTTTATCTTTGCTATGACACACTATTTTGTCTCTTGGTACTCAGGCGGGACAAAGTGGCATTGCCACATTTTTTGTGCGGTTGTTTTGTAGCGGACATGCTTTCTAATATGGTGGAGATCGGGCTTTCGACCGGACTTCATTATGAGGCGCAGCCCACTGTTTTTTATTTAATACTGACAGTGGTGGCGTTGGGGCGGGCGCTGTGTGCAACCGGCTTGTTTTGGTGGCTGGGTTATTATCGGCGGCTGTTGCTGTTGGAGGAACGCGAACGACGCTATCAGAGGCTATTTCTCATGACTGCACAGCTGAAGGATGAGCTTTACTTTCTCAAAAAGACCGCCGGCGATATTGAACGGGTCATGGGAAAGGCCTATGAGCTTTATGAGGGTCTGGCCGACGGGTCACAGGCTGAGCCGGGTCAGAACCGGCAACTGGCGCTAACCATTGCGCGGGATGTACACGAGGTAAAAAAGGGACACCTGCGCATTTTAAAAGGCATTGAATCCGAGGTGGAGGCCGCCTATGACCGCGAAGTCATGCACATTTCGGATTTGATGAAAATTTTAAAAGAATCTGCCCGCAAAACTTTTGATCGACACAAGCCGCAGAAAATTCGCGTGCTTATTGGGGTGGAACATGATTTTGTGACCCGAGAACACCACCGCCTTATGTCGATTCTACGCAATCTGGTGACAAATGCTATTGAGGCGATGGAGCAGGCGGACACAAGTGGAACAATTAGGGTAGAAGAATTTTTGGAAGAGGGCAACATCGTTTTTCGGGTGGAGGACGATGGGCCGGGCGTGCCGCCGCGCATGCACGATAAGATTTTTAACATTGGGTATTCGACCAAATTCAACCCGGTGACAGGCGATATCAACCGGGGCGTGGGGCTTACTGCGGTGAAATCGCTCACCGAAGAGCTGGGTGGCTCGGTGACGATGGAAACGGTACAAGGGCACGGGTGCCTTTTTTTGGTGCGCATTCCATGCGCACAGCTGGAGGAGGATTATGCGGATTTACATCATTGA
- a CDS encoding DNA-binding domain-containing protein, which produces MRIYIIEDDPTVVAVLEDIIEGENLGEVCGTTEDGHVDLAQIAACAPDLILIDLLMPGMDGIQVVRELKARQTAVRFIMISQVSAKEMVAKAYEAGVEFFIHKPINLFEIKRVVSNVAQQIEQARTLSSIQNMLHAGLQGAHTAPASREELWRQRLKSILSQLGMAGEKGSKDIIELCMMLLRRRETVSQVGMRTLCAQLGSNPKSTEQRIRRAIERGLHHLASLGVEDYGNEVFVRYASRLFPFGEVRAEMARIQGKGPSGKVNLKKFIDGMVILAEEF; this is translated from the coding sequence ATGCGGATTTACATCATTGAAGACGACCCTACGGTCGTTGCCGTGCTGGAGGATATTATTGAAGGCGAAAATCTGGGAGAGGTTTGTGGAACGACCGAAGATGGCCATGTGGATTTGGCACAAATTGCGGCCTGCGCACCTGACCTTATTCTTATAGACCTGCTAATGCCCGGCATGGATGGCATTCAGGTTGTGCGCGAATTAAAGGCTCGGCAGACGGCCGTCCGATTCATTATGATTTCACAGGTTAGCGCCAAAGAGATGGTCGCAAAAGCCTATGAAGCCGGTGTGGAATTTTTTATTCATAAGCCGATTAACCTGTTTGAGATTAAAAGGGTGGTCAGCAATGTGGCGCAGCAGATTGAGCAGGCGCGTACACTTTCCAGCATCCAGAACATGCTGCATGCCGGTTTGCAGGGCGCACACACCGCCCCTGCCAGCCGCGAAGAACTTTGGCGGCAGCGCCTTAAAAGCATACTAAGTCAATTGGGCATGGCGGGGGAGAAGGGTTCAAAGGATATCATAGAACTTTGTATGATGCTGCTACGTCGGCGCGAAACGGTTTCACAGGTGGGCATGCGTACCCTTTGCGCCCAGCTGGGCAGCAACCCTAAATCGACCGAACAGCGTATCCGGCGTGCGATTGAACGCGGCTTGCACCATCTGGCCAGCCTTGGCGTTGAAGATTACGGAAACGAGGTGTTTGTGCGATACGCTTCCCGTCTTTTTCCGTTTGGCGAGGTGCGGGCTGAGATGGCACGAATTCAAGGCAAGGGTCCAAGTGGGAAGGTTAATCTGAAGAAATTTATCGACGGTATGGTAATTTTGGCGGAAGAATTTTGA
- a CDS encoding glycosyltransferase family 2 protein has product MLQFIVTFNLTLFILFTLFYLYQIVYAVIGVVRRPQKPPEAMKNHRYAVLIAARNESAVIAELIDSIKKQNYPRELLDIFVVADNCTDKTAAVARRAGATAVYERFNHLQVGKGYALDYILKGIARDYGANAYEGYFVFDADNLLDENFVREMNKWFDRGYRVLTSFRNSKNFASNWLSAGYSLWFMRESRYLNYPRMLLGTSCAISGTGFLVHNDIIRKNNGWKHHLLTEDIEFSVDCVINEEKIGYCHTAVVYDEQPCTWSQSWTQRLRWAKGFYQVFGRYHKQLIYGFAVKGQFACYDMFMTIAPALFVSLTSVIVNGIFLLTALLGADVAPNMIPLTTDAIFASVFNFYIALFLFGLLTTITEWKQIHASAAKKILYVFTFPVFIFTYVPISIVALFKKIHWSPITHSISRSIEDMVHQ; this is encoded by the coding sequence ATGTTACAGTTTATTGTGACTTTTAATCTTACACTATTCATTCTTTTTACACTGTTCTACTTGTACCAAATTGTTTATGCGGTTATAGGTGTTGTTCGTCGACCCCAGAAACCGCCCGAAGCGATGAAGAACCATCGCTATGCGGTGCTAATTGCTGCCAGAAATGAGAGCGCGGTCATTGCTGAATTGATTGACAGCATCAAAAAGCAAAACTACCCGCGAGAGCTGCTGGATATATTTGTGGTGGCGGATAACTGCACCGATAAGACGGCGGCTGTCGCAAGACGCGCAGGAGCCACAGCGGTTTATGAGCGTTTTAATCATTTACAGGTCGGCAAAGGCTATGCGCTGGATTATATTCTGAAAGGCATTGCACGAGACTATGGAGCCAATGCCTATGAAGGCTATTTTGTTTTTGATGCGGACAACCTTTTAGATGAGAACTTTGTACGCGAAATGAACAAATGGTTTGACCGGGGCTATCGTGTTCTTACATCCTTCCGTAACTCTAAGAACTTTGCCTCCAACTGGTTATCTGCAGGATACTCCCTTTGGTTTATGCGCGAATCGCGTTACCTGAACTATCCGCGCATGCTATTGGGCACCAGCTGTGCCATTTCAGGCACCGGCTTTTTGGTGCATAATGACATTATCCGTAAAAACAACGGCTGGAAGCATCATCTGCTGACTGAGGACATCGAATTTTCTGTGGACTGTGTTATCAACGAAGAAAAGATTGGATACTGTCACACCGCCGTGGTTTACGATGAACAGCCTTGCACTTGGAGTCAGTCTTGGACGCAGCGGTTGCGTTGGGCTAAGGGGTTTTACCAGGTTTTTGGGCGCTACCACAAACAGCTGATTTATGGCTTTGCGGTAAAGGGTCAGTTTGCGTGCTACGATATGTTTATGACGATAGCACCGGCATTGTTTGTTTCGCTTACTAGCGTGATAGTCAACGGTATTTTTTTGCTGACCGCTCTGCTGGGCGCGGATGTGGCACCAAATATGATTCCGTTGACAACTGATGCTATTTTCGCCTCGGTTTTTAACTTTTATATAGCGCTGTTTTTGTTTGGCCTGCTGACCACTATCACCGAATGGAAGCAGATACACGCCAGCGCGGCCAAAAAGATTTTATATGTTTTCACTTTTCCGGTATTTATATTTACCTATGTGCCAATTTCGATTGTCGCATTGTTCAAAAAGATTCACTGGAGCCCTATTACCCATAGCATCAGTCGATCCATTGAGGATATGGTGCATCAGTAA
- a CDS encoding ArsC/Spx/MgsR family protein → MNIQIFGKNKCFDTKKAERYFKERGIRVQRIDLLRYGMSNGEFSSVLSAVGGVNALLDEKAPDAALVKYLAQEQDKAQKLLENPKLLKTPIVRNGKKATVGYCPEIWQTWE, encoded by the coding sequence ATGAATATCCAGATATTCGGGAAAAACAAGTGTTTTGATACTAAAAAGGCAGAGCGGTATTTTAAGGAGCGCGGTATTCGCGTCCAGCGAATTGACCTGTTACGCTATGGTATGAGTAATGGCGAATTTTCATCGGTGTTATCCGCTGTTGGTGGCGTGAACGCTCTGTTGGACGAAAAGGCACCAGATGCGGCACTTGTCAAATATCTTGCACAGGAGCAAGACAAAGCACAAAAGCTTTTGGAAAATCCGAAGCTTTTAAAAACGCCGATTGTGCGCAACGGCAAGAAAGCCACAGTGGGTTATTGCCCGGAAATTTGGCAAACCTGGGAATGA
- a CDS encoding BTAD domain-containing putative transcriptional regulator, with product MRVSETVNKSTQNKELRISMLGRFELQVDDVSINDGINRSRKMWNLLAYIVSHRDKLISQQEFINALWGDESGQNPINALKTLLYRIRLLLTPLEKAYSAEFILSQRGSYSWNSAINCKVDVDEFEALCRRAADEKLDDMKRISLYREAMDIYRGDFLPKLSMEFWAIPLSVHYHSLYLTAVKRFVDLLDRNALYIEISQVCTNAIAIDPLDEDIHCMQIRALLRQGKNSAALSQYEKATDILYRNLGIKPSEALRRLYVDIMRTNESLETDLSVIQDQLREAVSEPGAFVCEYGFFKEAYRLEIRRAARSGLAVFIGLFTVYTDTGEIPELPLLNVAMDQLLEAIKLSLRKGDVVSRYSGMQYVVMLPTLTYEDGDQVMNRIVNNFYKQIRRKPVKLHYRLQQLELPEEML from the coding sequence ATGCGGGTCAGTGAAACTGTCAATAAAAGCACACAAAACAAGGAATTACGCATTTCTATGCTGGGAAGATTTGAGCTTCAGGTCGATGATGTTTCAATCAACGACGGAATCAATCGTTCTCGTAAAATGTGGAACCTGCTGGCATATATTGTGTCTCACCGTGACAAACTGATTTCGCAGCAGGAATTTATTAATGCGCTTTGGGGCGACGAATCGGGACAGAATCCGATTAACGCACTTAAAACCCTTCTTTATCGCATCAGATTGTTGCTGACCCCCCTTGAAAAAGCATATTCGGCAGAGTTTATTTTGTCGCAGCGCGGCTCATATAGTTGGAACAGTGCCATCAACTGCAAAGTGGATGTCGATGAATTTGAAGCATTGTGCCGCCGCGCAGCGGACGAAAAGCTGGACGATATGAAGCGGATTTCACTTTATCGCGAGGCTATGGATATCTATCGCGGAGATTTTCTTCCCAAGCTGAGCATGGAGTTTTGGGCCATTCCGCTGAGCGTACACTACCATTCGCTCTATCTAACAGCGGTAAAGCGTTTTGTCGACCTGCTTGATCGCAATGCGCTCTACATAGAAATTTCGCAGGTTTGTACTAACGCGATTGCCATAGACCCGCTGGACGAGGACATTCATTGCATGCAAATCCGTGCGTTGCTTCGCCAGGGTAAGAACTCGGCGGCGCTTTCTCAGTATGAAAAGGCAACCGATATTCTTTATCGAAATCTAGGCATTAAGCCATCAGAAGCACTGCGCAGATTATATGTAGACATCATGAGAACCAATGAATCGCTCGAAACCGACCTCAGCGTCATTCAGGATCAGCTGCGTGAGGCGGTGTCTGAGCCGGGTGCGTTTGTCTGCGAATATGGCTTTTTTAAAGAAGCCTATCGCCTTGAAATTAGACGCGCCGCCCGTTCAGGGCTCGCCGTGTTTATTGGTCTCTTCACCGTTTATACCGACACGGGAGAAATACCGGAGCTACCTTTGTTGAATGTCGCTATGGATCAGCTGCTGGAGGCGATAAAGTTAAGCCTTCGCAAGGGGGATGTCGTTTCGCGGTACAGCGGTATGCAGTACGTCGTGATGCTGCCTACGTTGACCTACGAAGACGGGGATCAGGTTATGAACCGTATCGTCAATAATTTTTATAAGCAGATTCGCCGCAAGCCGGTTAAGCTGCATTACCGGCTGCAACAGCTGGAGCTGCCGGAGGAAATGCTCTAA
- a CDS encoding AEC family transporter, with amino-acid sequence MENFIFCLNAVVPGFLLIASGYFVRKVGWLDDIGTKQVNRLCFYLLLPLLMFKTAYTSNFSTAFDPVLLSLCVLCLLGMIGTMLLIAPKLTSSRGRIGVMAQASFRSNAVMLGLPFAISLSGEEAAGTMGVLVACTVPLYNILAVIIFSIYTDTPGQKVDVKSVIINVFSNPLIIASIAGFTLSGLHISLPVLIQRPVFDLGTAGSIIAMVGVGAQLDFKNALRNMKLTLVCACAKLLVLPLVGTTIAILIGMKGAALCSLFLILATPNATGCPVMADVMGADGALAAEMVVFTTGASVVTVFLGSFILKNMGLI; translated from the coding sequence TTGGAAAATTTCATTTTTTGTTTGAATGCAGTCGTACCGGGCTTTTTGCTGATTGCTTCCGGCTATTTCGTTCGCAAGGTCGGGTGGTTGGATGATATCGGCACTAAACAGGTCAACCGGCTGTGCTTTTATCTTTTGCTACCCCTGTTAATGTTTAAAACAGCTTACACATCAAATTTTTCAACAGCCTTTGACCCGGTTCTGCTGTCGCTTTGTGTGCTGTGCCTTCTGGGTATGATCGGCACCATGCTGCTTATAGCCCCAAAGCTGACCAGTTCGCGCGGGCGCATCGGCGTTATGGCACAAGCCAGCTTCCGTTCCAACGCCGTTATGCTGGGTCTTCCGTTTGCTATCAGCCTCAGCGGAGAAGAAGCCGCTGGCACCATGGGCGTGTTGGTTGCCTGCACCGTCCCGCTTTATAATATTCTCGCTGTCATCATCTTTTCAATCTATACGGATACACCCGGTCAAAAGGTTGATGTAAAATCGGTTATTATCAACGTTTTTAGCAATCCGCTGATAATCGCAAGCATTGCCGGATTTACCTTATCGGGGCTGCACATTTCGCTGCCGGTTCTGATTCAACGTCCGGTGTTTGATCTGGGTACCGCCGGTTCTATTATTGCTATGGTGGGTGTAGGCGCCCAACTTGATTTTAAAAATGCGTTGAGAAACATGAAGCTGACGTTGGTATGCGCCTGTGCAAAGCTACTAGTTTTACCACTGGTGGGCACCACAATTGCAATTTTAATCGGTATGAAAGGCGCTGCCCTTTGTTCACTGTTTCTTATCCTTGCCACGCCCAACGCAACCGGATGCCCCGTCATGGCCGATGTTATGGGTGCCGACGGTGCACTGGCCGCCGAAATGGTGGTGTTTACTACCGGAGCCTCGGTTGTTAC
- a CDS encoding ABC-F family ATP-binding cassette domain-containing protein, whose product MLLTLNDIGKSFGAERIFEHINAAVNEQDRIALIGPNGAGKTTLLNIIAGLEEPDEGSVARAGTLNVGYLRQNGGLLADGTIESEMKRALQEVYAVEQAMLATGEEMARQQHGTSRYAELEQEYQRLEAKFVSLDGYHATVKISTVLNGMGFGGFDRATPVSSMSGGECTRLMLAKLLIEAPDLLILDEATNHLDFKMLAWLEEYLASYRGAILTVSHDRYFLDRVTNVTWEIENLSLVSYPAPYGRYLALRAERLERMEKEYERHVQEVARLQDYADRNMARASTSASAKSRLKMIEHLGDAQKPYVPKKPPLIRFEPKSRPVSDVLAVRGLTISVGEGEQHRELLTATNIHIKRGERVAIIGENGAGKSTLLKTLIGKLAPAAGELEWGRNVSLSCFEQDSSDLHPDKTALMELWDRFPLSNEHTLRTLLGGLHLEGEEAFKTIGVLSGGERARIKLAIVMLEHGNVLVMDEPTNHLDIPAKEALEAALIKFEGTVVVVSHDRYLLSHLPTRILRMADGSLQSFDCGFEEMQAQLALNAWQERAVITESPKTESGAQKAFHRSKAQRSAEVMAKKRLERLEQDIAITEAKLEDTQKTLADPEVGSDYERLSELTQQIAELEVQLNSYYAEWDQLL is encoded by the coding sequence ATGCTTCTGACACTCAACGACATAGGAAAAAGCTTTGGCGCAGAGCGTATTTTTGAACATATTAATGCTGCCGTCAACGAGCAGGACCGAATTGCACTGATTGGGCCTAACGGCGCAGGCAAAACAACGTTACTTAACATCATAGCGGGGCTTGAAGAGCCGGATGAGGGTAGTGTTGCCCGAGCCGGAACGCTGAACGTTGGTTATCTTCGTCAGAACGGCGGGCTTTTGGCCGACGGAACAATTGAAAGTGAGATGAAGCGCGCGCTGCAAGAGGTGTATGCGGTGGAGCAGGCCATGCTGGCAACAGGAGAGGAGATGGCGCGCCAGCAGCATGGCACGTCGCGTTATGCTGAGCTGGAGCAGGAATACCAGCGTCTGGAAGCAAAATTTGTCAGTCTGGACGGCTACCACGCAACCGTGAAGATTAGTACCGTTTTAAACGGCATGGGGTTTGGTGGTTTTGACCGCGCGACGCCAGTGTCGAGTATGTCCGGCGGTGAGTGCACACGACTGATGCTGGCCAAGCTTCTGATCGAAGCACCCGACCTGTTGATTCTGGACGAAGCGACAAACCATCTGGACTTTAAAATGCTAGCATGGCTCGAGGAATATCTGGCGTCTTACCGCGGGGCGATACTAACCGTGAGCCATGACCGCTATTTCCTCGACCGCGTCACCAACGTGACCTGGGAGATAGAAAATTTGAGCCTTGTTTCTTATCCCGCGCCTTACGGACGCTATCTGGCTTTACGTGCCGAACGGCTTGAGCGAATGGAAAAGGAATATGAGCGACACGTTCAGGAGGTGGCACGCCTTCAGGACTATGCCGATCGCAACATGGCGCGCGCGTCGACCTCGGCGAGCGCTAAAAGCCGCCTGAAGATGATTGAGCATCTTGGCGATGCACAAAAGCCCTATGTGCCTAAAAAACCGCCGCTGATCCGCTTTGAGCCGAAAAGTCGCCCGGTGTCCGACGTGCTTGCAGTGCGTGGGCTGACTATTTCCGTGGGCGAGGGGGAACAGCACCGTGAGCTGCTCACTGCAACCAACATTCATATCAAGCGCGGTGAGCGGGTGGCCATTATCGGTGAGAACGGCGCGGGCAAATCGACGCTTCTAAAGACGCTTATCGGCAAGTTGGCCCCCGCCGCCGGCGAGCTTGAATGGGGTCGAAATGTCAGCCTTTCCTGCTTTGAGCAGGATTCCTCCGACCTGCATCCGGATAAAACCGCACTGATGGAGCTTTGGGACCGGTTCCCGTTATCCAACGAACATACACTGCGCACGCTGTTGGGCGGATTGCACCTAGAAGGCGAGGAAGCGTTTAAAACGATCGGGGTACTGTCGGGCGGTGAGCGGGCGCGCATCAAACTGGCCATTGTCATGCTCGAGCATGGCAACGTGCTGGTGATGGACGAGCCAACCAACCATCTCGACATCCCAGCCAAAGAGGCGCTGGAAGCGGCACTGATAAAATTTGAGGGGACGGTCGTTGTAGTTTCGCATGACCGCTATCTGCTTTCGCATCTGCCCACTCGAATTTTGAGAATGGCCGACGGAAGCCTGCAAAGTTTTGACTGCGGTTTTGAAGAGATGCAGGCGCAACTGGCGCTAAACGCCTGGCAGGAAAGGGCTGTAATAACCGAAAGCCCTAAGACTGAGAGCGGTGCACAAAAGGCGTTTCACCGCTCAAAAGCACAGCGCAGCGCCGAGGTGATGGCAAAAAAACGGCTGGAACGCCTGGAACAGGATATTGCAATAACGGAGGCGAAGCTGGAAGATACCCAGAAGACACTTGCTGACCCTGAGGTCGGCAGCGATTACGAACGACTCTCTGAGCTGACGCAGCAGATAGCTGAGCTTGAGGTTCAGCTGAACAGTTATTACGCCGAATGGGACCAGTTGCTATAA
- a CDS encoding AI-2E family transporter: MKIEWNKKHTTIAVYALLVLMIVIPYYLTLANLPAVWMTVRNLFHPILPMAYGFVIAYLLNPIMVELEALLGRSKFYSKLKQRHQRALSLLLTYLLTIAVLVVFVLIVLPLVASNVAAMYEQLQNYVGATETFANELLERIPQDLIPQEYVEQLTQMAGNSIQDLINWMATSAPKAIGLIWQLGSGLIATFLAVVVSIYLLFAKERFIAQLRKFLCAFLSKKSVRRLVMVTRTTHMMFGRFITGKVIDSIIIGILCFVGLSIMQMPNAVLVSFIVGLTNVVPYFGPFIGAVPGFILIAVISPVQGLIFLIFILVLQQIDGNIIGPMILGDSTGLSAFWVVFAILFFGGMFGVAGMFIGVPTFGVIYALVKESITERLSAKGMPINTKDYIAPLEINDQE; this comes from the coding sequence ATGAAAATTGAGTGGAACAAGAAGCATACGACCATAGCGGTTTATGCTTTGTTGGTACTGATGATTGTAATTCCTTATTATTTGACGCTGGCAAATCTTCCGGCGGTATGGATGACAGTGCGCAATCTTTTCCATCCCATTCTGCCGATGGCTTACGGCTTTGTCATCGCCTACCTGCTTAATCCTATCATGGTGGAATTAGAAGCGCTATTGGGGCGGTCAAAGTTTTATAGCAAACTAAAGCAAAGGCATCAGCGGGCGCTTTCGCTGCTGCTGACCTATCTTCTGACCATTGCAGTACTGGTTGTTTTTGTGCTTATCGTTTTGCCGTTGGTTGCTTCTAATGTTGCCGCCATGTATGAGCAGCTTCAAAATTATGTCGGTGCTACCGAAACCTTTGCCAATGAGCTGCTCGAACGCATTCCGCAAGATTTAATACCGCAGGAATATGTAGAGCAACTTACCCAGATGGCGGGCAACAGCATTCAGGACCTTATCAACTGGATGGCTACCTCGGCGCCAAAGGCTATCGGGCTGATTTGGCAGCTTGGCTCGGGGTTGATCGCTACTTTTCTGGCTGTGGTGGTCTCGATCTACCTGTTGTTTGCAAAAGAGCGTTTCATCGCCCAGCTGCGCAAATTTCTTTGCGCATTTCTATCCAAAAAGAGTGTGCGTCGTCTTGTTATGGTTACCCGCACCACCCACATGATGTTTGGGCGTTTTATCACTGGCAAAGTTATCGATTCCATCATCATCGGCATTTTGTGTTTTGTGGGGCTTAGCATCATGCAGATGCCCAACGCTGTGCTGGTCAGCTTTATTGTGGGGCTCACCAATGTGGTGCCTTATTTTGGGCCATTTATTGGGGCGGTGCCCGGGTTTATTCTTATTGCAGTCATTTCTCCGGTACAGGGTTTAATATTTTTGATCTTTATTTTGGTGCTACAACAAATTGACGGCAACATTATCGGTCCGATGATTTTAGGGGATTCCACCGGGCTTTCGGCCTTTTGGGTGGTGTTTGCCATCTTGTTTTTCGGCGGTATGTTTGGCGTGGCGGGTATGTTTATCGGCGTACCGACCTTTGGCGTTATTTACGCACTGGTTAAGGAAAGTATCACTGAACGGCTCAGCGCGAAAGGAATGCCTATCAATACAAAGGATTATATTGCACCACTGGAGATTAATGACCAAGAGTAG
- a CDS encoding prohibitin family protein, with protein MAFQFNQSNGAPSGGAPATGNFFKSLSRSVIIVVLLVALIVLGSLSFTVIDEGYIGVKYQFGRIVDTSLSAGLNLKIPFIQSIRVVDIREQMYEMNTTAYTKDTQTVENLQVKLNYIYDKALIGNLIRNVGVANVETKLIIPQMQSAMKNAIGQVRAEDLVQNRAAVQENIEETLRTSLGNSGVIVVSFAMENLDFEDGFEETIRAKVAAEQQALTMQNKTKEKEELAKQAVIEAQAQADSEKIKADAQAYTIEIIQKQLNQSPEYIQYQQVQRWDGKLPQVMGETVNPFVSFKAAE; from the coding sequence ATGGCATTTCAGTTTAACCAGAGCAATGGTGCGCCCTCAGGTGGTGCGCCAGCCACAGGTAATTTTTTTAAATCGCTGTCCCGTTCGGTCATTATCGTAGTACTGCTGGTCGCACTCATTGTGTTGGGAAGCTTGTCTTTTACGGTAATTGATGAAGGCTACATAGGTGTTAAATATCAATTTGGGCGTATTGTTGACACCTCTTTAAGTGCTGGCTTGAACTTGAAAATTCCGTTTATACAATCTATCCGCGTTGTTGATATTCGTGAGCAGATGTATGAAATGAACACCACTGCCTACACGAAGGACACCCAGACGGTTGAAAATTTGCAGGTGAAGCTCAACTATATCTATGACAAGGCACTGATCGGTAACTTGATCCGAAATGTAGGCGTCGCCAATGTTGAGACAAAGCTTATCATTCCCCAAATGCAGTCGGCTATGAAAAATGCAATTGGTCAGGTGCGCGCTGAGGATCTCGTCCAGAACCGTGCCGCCGTGCAGGAGAATATTGAAGAGACTTTGCGCACCAGTCTTGGCAACAGCGGTGTCATCGTCGTTTCATTTGCAATGGAAAATTTGGATTTTGAAGATGGTTTTGAAGAAACTATCCGTGCCAAGGTTGCCGCCGAGCAGCAGGCACTGACCATGCAAAACAAGACTAAGGAAAAGGAAGAGTTGGCCAAACAGGCAGTTATCGAAGCGCAGGCACAGGCCGACAGCGAGAAGATTAAGGCCGATGCACAGGCTTATACCATTGAGATTATCCAAAAGCAGCTTAACCAAAGCCCAGAATATATCCAGTACCAGCAGGTACAGCGCTGGGATGGCAAGTTGCCGCAGGTCATGGGCGAAACGGTTAACCCCTTCGTTTCGTTCAAAGCAGCGGAGTAA